A genomic segment from Halomonas sp. TA22 encodes:
- the ligA gene encoding NAD-dependent DNA ligase LigA → MSQHDQKSVAEAASLRAEIDDANHRYYVLDEPMLTDAEYDRKLRRLQELEARFPELVTPDSPTQRVGAAPAAGFPEVAHAMPMLSLDNAFDDDELTAFVKRLGERLERDGEQLAFCCEPKLDGAAVSLVYENGVLLSGATRGDGRTGEGITTNLRTLRSMPLKLRGNGWPELLEVRGEVTMSHAGFETLNERAREEGGKVFANPRNAAAGSLRQLDPRITATRPLEFCAYQVARIEPDQGAQTHSALMAQLRKFGFRSSPALEVVHGSQGIIDYCRRLGERRDNLGYDIDGVVIKVDDLRLQRELGFVARAPRWAVAFKYPAQEQITQLNDVEFQVGRTGAITPVARLEPVTVAGVTVSNATLHNADEIERLGVMIGDTVSIRRAGDVIPQVVRVLKEQRPADAREIRFPSRCPVCDSDVERLEGEAVARCSGGLYCAAQRKEALKHFASRRALDIEGLGVKLIDQLVELDWVKTPADLFRLEAERLAELPRMASKSSEKLVAALEKSRHTTLARFIYALGIREVGEATAGNLAAHFGTLSALMSAEVAELEAVNDVGPVVASHVHTFFRQPHNRETIDDLLVVGLEWQEEEIGERPQPLEGQTWVLTGTLENLTRDEGKARLQLLGAKVAGSVSKKTACVVAGPGAGSKLAKAEELGVTVIDEPAFLASLAKWESGEETT, encoded by the coding sequence ATGAGCCAGCACGATCAGAAAAGTGTTGCCGAGGCGGCCAGCCTGCGGGCCGAAATCGACGATGCCAATCACCGTTACTACGTCCTTGACGAGCCGATGCTGACCGACGCCGAGTACGATCGCAAGCTGCGTCGGCTGCAGGAGCTGGAAGCCCGGTTTCCCGAACTGGTGACGCCCGACTCTCCGACCCAGCGCGTCGGCGCCGCGCCTGCCGCGGGCTTCCCAGAGGTCGCGCATGCCATGCCGATGCTTTCCCTCGACAATGCCTTCGACGACGACGAGCTCACCGCCTTCGTCAAGCGACTGGGAGAGCGGCTCGAGCGTGACGGCGAGCAGCTCGCGTTCTGCTGCGAGCCCAAGCTCGACGGTGCGGCGGTGTCGCTGGTCTACGAGAATGGCGTGTTGCTGAGCGGTGCGACCCGTGGCGATGGGCGTACCGGTGAAGGCATTACTACCAATCTGCGCACCCTGCGCTCAATGCCGCTCAAGTTGCGTGGCAACGGCTGGCCGGAACTTCTCGAGGTGCGTGGCGAAGTGACCATGAGCCATGCAGGATTCGAGACACTCAACGAGCGTGCCCGCGAGGAGGGCGGCAAGGTGTTCGCCAATCCGCGCAATGCCGCTGCCGGCAGCCTGCGCCAGCTCGATCCGCGCATTACCGCGACCCGCCCTCTGGAATTTTGCGCCTACCAAGTGGCACGTATCGAGCCCGACCAAGGGGCGCAGACCCACAGCGCGTTGATGGCGCAGCTGCGCAAATTCGGTTTTCGCAGCAGCCCCGCGCTGGAGGTGGTGCATGGCTCTCAGGGCATCATCGATTACTGCCGCCGCCTGGGCGAGCGGCGCGACAACCTCGGCTATGATATCGACGGTGTGGTGATCAAGGTCGATGACCTGCGACTGCAGCGCGAACTCGGTTTCGTTGCCCGCGCACCGCGCTGGGCGGTAGCCTTCAAGTACCCCGCCCAGGAGCAGATCACCCAGCTCAACGACGTCGAATTCCAGGTTGGGCGTACCGGGGCGATCACCCCGGTGGCGCGTCTTGAGCCGGTGACGGTGGCGGGCGTCACGGTCTCCAACGCCACCCTGCATAATGCCGATGAGATCGAGCGGCTGGGAGTGATGATCGGCGATACCGTCAGCATTCGCCGCGCCGGGGATGTGATTCCCCAGGTGGTTCGGGTGTTGAAGGAGCAGCGTCCCGCCGATGCCCGAGAAATCCGCTTCCCCAGCCGATGTCCGGTGTGCGATTCCGACGTCGAGCGCCTGGAGGGCGAGGCGGTGGCGCGCTGCTCGGGCGGACTCTACTGCGCGGCCCAGCGCAAGGAGGCGCTCAAGCACTTCGCCAGCCGCCGCGCGCTAGATATCGAGGGGCTCGGCGTCAAGCTGATCGACCAGCTGGTCGAGCTCGACTGGGTCAAGACTCCCGCCGACCTGTTCCGGCTCGAGGCCGAGCGCCTGGCCGAGCTTCCGCGCATGGCGAGCAAGTCCTCGGAGAAGCTGGTGGCGGCCCTCGAGAAGTCGCGCCATACCACCCTTGCACGCTTCATCTACGCACTGGGAATTCGCGAGGTGGGCGAGGCCACGGCCGGCAACCTCGCGGCGCACTTCGGCACGCTCTCTGCTCTGATGAGCGCCGAGGTGGCCGAACTCGAGGCGGTCAATGACGTGGGGCCGGTGGTCGCCTCGCATGTGCATACCTTCTTTCGTCAGCCGCATAATCGCGAGACCATCGACGATCTGCTGGTGGTAGGCCTCGAGTGGCAGGAGGAGGAGATCGGCGAACGCCCTCAACCGCTCGAGGGGCAGACCTGGGTGCTGACCGGCACGCTCGAGAATCTGACCCGGGACGAAGGCAAGGCGCGACTGCAGTTGTTGGGCGCCAAGGTCGCCGGCAGCGTATCGAAGAAGACCGCCTGTGTGGTGGCGGGCCCGGGGGCGGGCAGCAAGCTTGCCAAGGCCGAGGAGCTGGGCGTGACCGTGATCGATGAGCCGGCGTTCCTGGCCAGTCTTGCCAAGTGGGAAAGCGGGGAGGAGACGACATGA
- a CDS encoding YheU family protein gives MSERFIEVPYRMLPGETLEVLLETFVTRQGYDTTDTGAGMGGWVEELKRQLERGELIIAHDLQTETTEVMTLAQWRAFGRDLADDEEG, from the coding sequence ATGAGCGAACGCTTTATCGAGGTGCCCTATCGCATGCTGCCGGGCGAGACGCTCGAGGTGCTGCTCGAGACCTTCGTCACTCGCCAGGGCTACGACACCACCGATACCGGTGCGGGCATGGGCGGCTGGGTCGAAGAGCTCAAGCGCCAACTGGAGCGTGGCGAGTTGATCATCGCGCATGATCTGCAGACTGAAACCACCGAGGTGATGACGCTTGCCCAGTGGCGAGCCTTCGGGCGTGACCTGGCCGACGACGAGGAGGGCTGA
- a CDS encoding 2-hydroxycarboxylate transporter family protein, producing the protein MSNANDTATLVANSRHSLPRIAGMPMPAFGMLSVVLLTAIYTDNLPAGMIGGLLTMMVLGELLGFVGDRLPIVRTYLGGGAILAIFGAATLMYFPVMPASVGENITQFMQGGDFLNFYIAALITGSILGMDSKALVTIGTRYFMPIIGAVLGAMALAALFGTLAGFTLSDAVVVITLPILGGGMGAGAVPMSQIYEQMLGQPASYYISLLVPALALGNVFAIVFASLLAKLGDRYPSLTGNGQIMPGVKLEERRQELDIAAMGIGVMVALGFYIGGQIIADLIPLHPYALMIIVVALFKIFGLVPQTLADAATQWYGFVARNWTFALLFGIGVAYTDLGTVIEALTPAYVLIVFAVVAGAALGAALLGKLVGFYPIESAITAGLCMANMGGTGDVAVLSAARRMQLMPFAQISSRLGGALILLISGLGVPLLFG; encoded by the coding sequence ATGAGCAACGCGAACGACACCGCGACGCTGGTCGCCAATTCCCGCCATAGCCTGCCGCGTATCGCCGGCATGCCGATGCCGGCCTTCGGCATGCTGAGCGTGGTGCTGTTGACTGCCATCTACACCGACAATCTGCCCGCCGGGATGATCGGCGGCCTGCTGACCATGATGGTGCTGGGCGAACTGCTGGGCTTCGTCGGTGATCGCCTGCCGATCGTGCGCACCTACCTCGGTGGTGGGGCAATCCTTGCCATCTTCGGTGCCGCCACCTTGATGTACTTCCCGGTGATGCCGGCAAGCGTCGGCGAGAATATCACCCAGTTCATGCAGGGCGGTGACTTTCTCAACTTCTATATCGCCGCACTGATCACCGGCAGCATCCTGGGCATGGATTCCAAGGCACTGGTGACCATCGGCACTCGCTACTTCATGCCGATCATCGGCGCAGTGCTAGGCGCCATGGCGCTGGCGGCACTGTTCGGCACCCTGGCAGGTTTCACCCTCAGCGATGCCGTGGTGGTGATCACCCTGCCCATCCTGGGTGGCGGCATGGGCGCCGGCGCGGTCCCGATGAGCCAGATCTACGAGCAGATGCTCGGCCAACCGGCAAGCTACTACATCTCGCTGCTGGTGCCAGCCCTAGCGCTGGGCAACGTCTTTGCCATCGTCTTCGCCAGCCTGCTGGCCAAGCTCGGCGATCGCTACCCGAGCCTGACCGGAAATGGCCAGATCATGCCCGGCGTCAAGCTCGAGGAGCGTCGCCAGGAGCTCGATATCGCCGCCATGGGGATCGGTGTGATGGTGGCATTGGGCTTCTACATCGGCGGTCAGATCATTGCCGACCTGATTCCGCTGCACCCTTACGCACTGATGATCATCGTGGTCGCGCTGTTCAAGATCTTCGGCCTGGTGCCCCAGACGCTGGCCGACGCCGCCACCCAGTGGTACGGCTTCGTGGCCCGCAACTGGACCTTTGCCCTGCTGTTCGGCATCGGCGTGGCCTATACCGACCTGGGCACGGTGATCGAGGCGCTCACCCCCGCCTATGTGCTGATCGTCTTCGCCGTGGTGGCCGGTGCCGCGCTGGGGGCTGCCCTGCTCGGCAAGCTGGTCGGTTTCTATCCCATCGAGTCGGCGATCACCGCCGGGCTATGCATGGCCAACATGGGGGGTACCGGTGACGTGGCGGTGCTCTCCGCGGCGCGACGCATGCAGCTGATGCCCTTCGCACAGATATCCTCGCGGCTGGGGGGTGCCCTGATCCTGCTGATTTCGGGGCTCGGCGTGCCATTGCTGTTCGGCTGA
- a CDS encoding ATP-binding protein — protein MSSLLNARRPRLNVLISLLVAVMIVLSLGLALWLFAAQQRSVLEQAEATRVTDLARVVSGMSEVRAVLASDMPKSSDAQSVLQRDIDGLRRVLEVDFIVVMTPVAQRLTHPEPRLIGQRFQGDDEGPALAGSHYASRSQGSLGTSIRGFAPVVGEQGEVIGAVSVGVTLASLLPSLEQHRRQLWLGIAILMLAAALGAGWLARYIKRVLLGLEPHQIARLVEERQAMLASVHEGILAVDREGRITLANEAARALFARAGLGEPPLGTPLTDYIPHAGLPKVLTDLRPVLDGELLINGQVLLVNRVPIRHLGEVIGAVATLRDKSEVARLAEELTGVKRYAEALRASTHDFKNKLHVITGLAKLGDLASLRRYLRELADDRLASSSALGDEFHDPVLAGFLLGKRSEARERGIELTISAASPLPGPADPALGHTLVTVIGNLLENAFEALVSSEERRVGLTLGLDEQLLTLEVQDTGPGIDEALQGQVFERGVSTKGDRRGLGLALVKERIAAHEGTLSLYSSPGRGTLIEVALPYLPSQSVASEELP, from the coding sequence GTGTCATCTCTTTTGAATGCCCGACGACCCCGCTTGAACGTATTGATCTCGCTGCTGGTGGCAGTGATGATCGTGCTGTCGCTGGGGCTAGCGCTGTGGCTCTTCGCCGCCCAGCAGCGCAGCGTACTCGAGCAGGCCGAAGCGACGCGGGTCACTGACCTTGCCCGGGTCGTTTCCGGCATGTCCGAGGTACGCGCCGTGCTCGCCTCGGACATGCCGAAATCAAGCGATGCGCAGAGCGTGCTGCAGCGTGATATCGATGGCTTGCGGCGCGTGCTGGAGGTTGACTTCATCGTGGTCATGACGCCCGTTGCGCAGCGTCTCACTCACCCCGAGCCGCGGCTGATCGGCCAGCGATTTCAGGGTGACGACGAAGGGCCGGCGCTTGCGGGGAGTCACTACGCCTCGCGCTCCCAGGGCAGCCTGGGCACCAGTATCAGAGGCTTCGCACCGGTGGTCGGCGAGCAGGGCGAGGTAATCGGAGCGGTGTCCGTGGGGGTGACCTTGGCCTCGCTGCTGCCATCGCTCGAGCAGCATCGCAGGCAGTTGTGGCTTGGTATCGCGATACTGATGCTGGCGGCCGCCCTCGGCGCCGGCTGGCTTGCCCGCTATATCAAGCGTGTGCTGCTGGGACTGGAACCGCATCAGATCGCGCGGCTGGTCGAGGAGCGCCAGGCGATGCTCGCCTCGGTGCACGAGGGTATCCTGGCGGTGGATCGCGAGGGGCGTATAACGCTTGCCAACGAGGCGGCACGCGCCCTGTTTGCCCGGGCCGGGCTTGGCGAGCCACCGCTGGGTACGCCATTGACCGACTACATACCCCACGCCGGTTTGCCGAAGGTGCTGACCGACTTGCGTCCGGTGCTGGATGGCGAGTTGTTGATCAATGGCCAGGTACTGCTGGTCAACCGTGTTCCGATCCGTCACTTGGGTGAGGTGATCGGCGCGGTGGCGACACTGCGTGACAAGAGCGAGGTGGCGCGACTTGCCGAGGAGCTCACCGGCGTGAAGCGCTATGCCGAAGCGCTGCGCGCCTCGACCCATGACTTCAAGAACAAGCTGCACGTGATCACGGGCCTGGCAAAGCTCGGCGATCTGGCCTCGCTGCGCCGCTATTTGCGTGAGCTGGCCGACGACCGCCTGGCCTCCTCGTCGGCGTTGGGCGATGAATTCCATGATCCGGTGCTAGCTGGCTTTCTGCTCGGCAAGCGCAGTGAAGCGCGCGAGCGCGGTATCGAGCTTACGATTAGCGCGGCAAGCCCGCTGCCGGGCCCTGCCGATCCGGCACTCGGCCATACCCTGGTCACGGTGATCGGCAACCTGCTCGAGAATGCCTTCGAGGCCCTGGTCTCAAGCGAAGAGCGACGGGTCGGCCTGACCCTGGGGCTCGACGAGCAACTCTTGACCCTCGAGGTGCAGGATACCGGGCCGGGCATTGACGAGGCGCTGCAGGGGCAAGTCTTCGAGCGTGGCGTATCGACCAAGGGCGACCGGCGCGGCCTAGGGCTTGCGCTGGTCAAAGAGCGCATTGCGGCCCACGAAGGCACGCTCTCGCTCTACAGCAGCCCCGGGCGCGGCACCCTGATAGAGGTGGCGCTGCCTTATCTCCCGTCTCAGTCGGTCGCTAGTGAGGAGCTGCCATGA
- a CDS encoding response regulator, translated as MSDLIRVLIVEDDPMVMRLNLEYLNRLEGVTLVAQCADVPSALAVLEERAVELVLLDVYLRERSGLEIVRQLQRQGRDIDVILITAASEVETVRAARQLGVRDFLVKPFEFERFRDAVQACVEVRRSLGSLPERLAQRDLDRLFKSTGGEALPRRPDGLPKGLTAPTLGQVAAAALAQGGESFATEALIPATGMSRVSLRKYLKYLAEQGILEESFHYGQVGRPSFSYRCLDRPALLALQQG; from the coding sequence ATGAGTGATCTCATTCGCGTCCTGATCGTCGAGGACGACCCAATGGTGATGCGCCTGAATCTGGAGTATCTCAACCGTCTCGAAGGCGTGACTCTGGTGGCACAGTGTGCCGACGTCCCCTCCGCCCTGGCAGTGCTTGAAGAGCGGGCGGTGGAGCTGGTGTTGCTGGATGTCTATCTGCGCGAGCGCAGCGGGCTCGAGATCGTCCGCCAGCTGCAGCGCCAGGGACGCGACATCGATGTGATCCTGATCACTGCGGCTTCGGAGGTCGAGACGGTGCGCGCCGCGCGTCAGCTCGGCGTCAGGGATTTTCTGGTCAAGCCCTTCGAATTCGAACGCTTCCGCGATGCGGTCCAGGCCTGTGTCGAGGTGCGCCGCTCCTTGGGCTCCCTGCCGGAACGTCTCGCCCAGCGCGATCTCGACCGGCTCTTCAAGTCGACCGGCGGTGAGGCGCTGCCGCGCCGCCCGGATGGGCTGCCCAAGGGATTGACTGCGCCGACGCTTGGCCAGGTGGCCGCGGCGGCACTGGCCCAAGGAGGGGAGAGCTTCGCCACTGAGGCGTTGATTCCGGCCACCGGCATGTCGCGGGTATCGCTGCGCAAGTATCTCAAGTACCTCGCCGAGCAGGGTATCCTCGAGGAGTCTTTCCATTACGGCCAGGTCGGGCGCCCCTCCTTCAGCTACCGCTGCCTCGATCGCCCCGCGCTCCTCGCCCTGCAACAGGGGTGA
- the mnmC gene encoding bifunctional tRNA (5-methylaminomethyl-2-thiouridine)(34)-methyltransferase MnmD/FAD-dependent 5-carboxymethylaminomethyl-2-thiouridine(34) oxidoreductase MnmC, with translation MEEARLDWARDDADLESPRSTTFDDLYFSRQSGRAESEHVFIAANDLPRRLAEWRESRPFVIGETGFGTGLNMLCAWASFDAHAPPGARLHLVSTEKHPLSRDDLARALRAWPDLAERAQRLVSQWPAPVAGVHRLWLDRRVTLDLHFGDSVERLARLEGRVDAWFLDGFAPSKNPEMWQPSLFEAMAAHSRAGATFATFTCAGIVKRGLKAAGFSWRKVPGFGRKREMLTGEIVTPPAGHSRRLTPWFCPPPALPVRHVAVIGAGLAGTTTAQALARRGLQVTLIDREAPGAGGSGNGQGALYVKLSADTNLQSRVYLAGLLHSRRWLAELDPTRRLWDDCGVMQLATSEREAKRQQRFADNHALPSEVVEHVAAETADARSGLPEALAPRMPALDYPSAGWVRPKAVCEQLSKLDGIHFHRADVVALERCTTGWTLTMADGHTLTADQVVIANAALANRFTQTAGLPLQPIRGQVSTLALSPGIAERLPAPKRVICAGGYLPPPLDGALTFGATFAPNDSDTALRDSDHTANLAELKRTLPGYAEALDQALRDTHRALSPAQLGGRAAVRAASPDKTPYAGPLPDAERWKRDYAVLARDARRVPATPGAHHAGLWISAAHGSRGLASAPLCAELLASRICDEPLPLERELVDHLHPGRRLISDIVRGTAG, from the coding sequence ATGGAAGAGGCTCGCCTCGACTGGGCGCGTGACGACGCCGATCTCGAGTCGCCGCGCTCCACTACCTTCGATGATCTTTACTTCTCGCGCCAGAGCGGCCGCGCCGAGAGCGAGCACGTCTTCATCGCCGCCAACGACCTGCCCAGGCGGCTTGCCGAGTGGCGCGAGTCGCGCCCCTTCGTGATCGGCGAGACGGGGTTCGGCACCGGGCTCAACATGCTCTGCGCCTGGGCCAGCTTCGATGCCCACGCCCCCCCCGGCGCCCGCCTGCACCTGGTCTCCACCGAGAAGCACCCGCTGAGCCGTGATGATCTGGCCCGCGCCCTGCGCGCCTGGCCCGATCTCGCCGAGCGGGCGCAGCGGCTGGTATCGCAATGGCCAGCGCCGGTGGCGGGCGTGCATCGCCTATGGTTGGACCGACGCGTCACGCTGGACCTGCACTTCGGCGACAGCGTCGAGCGGCTCGCGCGGCTGGAGGGGCGTGTCGATGCCTGGTTCCTCGATGGCTTCGCCCCGTCGAAGAATCCCGAGATGTGGCAGCCGTCGCTGTTCGAGGCAATGGCGGCGCACAGCCGTGCCGGTGCCACCTTCGCCACCTTCACCTGTGCCGGCATCGTCAAGCGCGGACTCAAGGCGGCCGGCTTCAGCTGGCGCAAGGTGCCGGGCTTCGGGCGTAAGCGCGAAATGCTCACAGGCGAGATCGTCACCCCGCCCGCCGGACACAGCCGCCGGCTCACCCCCTGGTTTTGTCCGCCTCCTGCGCTGCCCGTGCGACACGTGGCGGTGATCGGTGCAGGGCTTGCCGGCACCACCACCGCCCAAGCGCTGGCGCGGCGTGGCTTGCAGGTGACACTCATCGACCGCGAAGCCCCTGGCGCAGGTGGCTCGGGCAATGGCCAGGGAGCGCTCTATGTGAAGCTCTCCGCCGACACCAACCTGCAGAGCCGCGTCTATCTTGCCGGGCTGCTGCATAGCCGCCGCTGGCTTGCCGAGCTCGACCCGACGCGCCGGCTGTGGGACGACTGCGGCGTCATGCAGCTGGCCACGAGCGAGCGCGAAGCGAAGCGCCAGCAGCGCTTTGCGGACAATCACGCCCTACCAAGCGAGGTGGTCGAACACGTCGCGGCCGAGACGGCCGATGCACGTAGCGGCCTGCCCGAAGCGTTGGCGCCGCGCATGCCCGCGCTGGATTACCCAAGCGCTGGCTGGGTCCGACCAAAGGCAGTATGCGAGCAGCTGTCCAAGCTTGACGGCATCCATTTTCACCGGGCGGACGTGGTAGCGCTTGAGCGCTGTACCACGGGTTGGACGCTGACGATGGCCGATGGCCACACGCTCACAGCCGACCAAGTCGTGATTGCCAACGCCGCACTGGCCAACCGCTTCACCCAAACGGCCGGTTTGCCACTGCAGCCGATTCGCGGCCAGGTGAGCACGCTTGCCCTATCACCCGGTATCGCCGAGCGCCTCCCGGCGCCCAAGCGAGTGATCTGCGCGGGCGGCTATCTGCCTCCCCCGCTCGATGGCGCCCTCACCTTCGGCGCCACCTTCGCACCCAACGACAGCGACACCGCGCTGCGCGACAGCGACCATACGGCCAATCTCGCCGAGCTCAAGCGCACCTTGCCGGGTTACGCCGAGGCGCTTGACCAGGCGCTGCGCGATACACACCGCGCGCTTTCCCCCGCGCAGCTTGGTGGCCGCGCCGCGGTGCGTGCGGCAAGCCCCGACAAGACACCCTATGCAGGCCCGCTGCCGGATGCCGAGCGCTGGAAGCGCGACTATGCCGTGCTGGCCCGGGACGCGCGCCGCGTGCCGGCCACTCCCGGGGCTCATCATGCCGGGCTGTGGATCAGTGCCGCCCATGGCTCGCGTGGGCTTGCCAGTGCGCCGCTATGCGCCGAGCTGCTTGCCTCGCGGATCTGCGACGAGCCGCTACCGCTGGAGCGCGAGCTGGTCGATCACCTGCACCCCGGCCGGCGGCTGATCAGCGATATCGTGCGCGGCACGGCAGGGTAG
- a CDS encoding YciI family protein, whose translation MLYAIISEDVKDSLERRMAARPDHLARLEKLRDQGRLVLAGPHPAVDAENPGDAGFSGSLVVAEFDDIQAARSWADADPYMIAGVYAKVAVKPFKKVFP comes from the coding sequence ATGCTCTATGCGATTATCAGTGAAGACGTGAAGGACAGCCTCGAGCGCCGCATGGCGGCCCGACCCGATCACCTGGCACGCCTGGAGAAACTGCGCGACCAAGGCAGGCTCGTGCTGGCCGGTCCTCACCCGGCGGTCGATGCCGAAAACCCCGGCGATGCAGGCTTCAGCGGCAGCCTGGTGGTCGCCGAGTTCGATGACATACAGGCTGCCCGGAGTTGGGCCGATGCCGATCCCTACATGATCGCAGGTGTCTACGCCAAGGTGGCGGTCAAGCCGTTCAAGAAGGTCTTTCCGTAA
- a CDS encoding PHP domain-containing protein, with the protein MPIPALPNAIDEVTGLDLHMHSTASDGALSPTELVALCHRRGLTHMSLTDHDTVAGVAEAQAAAAPLGIRFIAGTELSTQWRGVNIHVVGLLPQGARGLLVTGLEAQALARIERGEEIARRLETVGLDDALAHARAQAGSDRPLGRPDFARALVEAGIVKDMAEAFKKYLGSGKLGDIKAHWPFLSTAVEWIRDAGGVAVLAHPLRYGMTRRKRGLLLDDFQAAGGEAAELVSGFQNQDVTRDLARQLAERSLYASLGSDFHFPGGPLAPGSLSPVPRAAVKPVWQHPHLAAFAGDAALDG; encoded by the coding sequence ATGCCCATACCCGCTCTGCCTAATGCCATCGACGAGGTGACAGGCCTCGATCTGCACATGCACTCCACCGCCTCCGATGGTGCCCTGTCGCCCACCGAGCTGGTGGCGCTCTGCCATCGCCGCGGCCTGACCCACATGTCGCTCACCGACCACGACACCGTGGCCGGGGTCGCCGAGGCGCAAGCCGCCGCGGCGCCATTGGGTATCCGCTTCATTGCGGGAACCGAACTCTCGACACAGTGGCGAGGCGTCAATATCCATGTGGTGGGGCTGTTGCCCCAAGGCGCCCGGGGTTTGCTGGTGACCGGGCTCGAGGCGCAGGCCCTGGCGCGTATCGAGCGCGGCGAGGAGATCGCCCGTCGCCTGGAAACGGTAGGGCTCGACGATGCGCTGGCGCATGCGCGGGCCCAGGCCGGCAGCGACCGGCCGCTTGGCCGACCCGATTTCGCCCGGGCGCTGGTCGAGGCGGGCATCGTCAAGGACATGGCCGAGGCGTTCAAGAAGTATCTGGGCAGCGGCAAGCTTGGCGACATCAAGGCCCACTGGCCGTTCCTGTCCACGGCTGTGGAGTGGATTCGCGATGCCGGCGGCGTGGCCGTGCTGGCACATCCGCTGCGTTACGGCATGACGCGGCGCAAGCGCGGCCTGCTACTCGACGATTTTCAGGCGGCGGGGGGCGAGGCGGCAGAACTGGTGAGCGGCTTCCAGAACCAGGATGTGACCCGCGACCTGGCCCGCCAGCTCGCCGAGCGCAGTCTCTATGCCTCACTCGGCAGCGACTTCCATTTCCCCGGCGGGCCGCTGGCGCCCGGCAGCCTTAGTCCGGTACCGCGTGCCGCAGTCAAGCCGGTATGGCAGCACCCCCATCTCGCCGCCTTTGCCGGCGATGCCGCGTTGGATGGCTAA
- a CDS encoding L-threonylcarbamoyladenylate synthase, with protein sequence MTLFLQLHPDNPQKRLIDQAVKIIRQGGVIAYPTDSGYALGCHLGDKKAIEKIKWLRSLDDKHNFTLMCSDLSEIGTYAKVDNIVFRLLKAHTPGPYTFILVATTEVPRLLLHPKRRSIGVRVPDHPITRALLDALGEPLMSVTLIPVGEELPLTDPEEIRERYDAHLDLIIDGGACHLEPTSVIDLRELPPVIVREGRGDLTPFR encoded by the coding sequence ATGACCCTGTTCTTACAGCTGCATCCCGACAACCCGCAGAAGCGTCTGATCGACCAGGCGGTGAAGATCATCCGCCAGGGCGGCGTGATCGCCTACCCCACCGACTCCGGCTACGCCCTCGGCTGCCACCTGGGCGACAAGAAGGCGATCGAGAAGATCAAGTGGCTGCGCTCGCTGGACGACAAGCACAACTTCACGCTGATGTGCTCGGATCTCTCCGAGATCGGCACTTACGCCAAGGTCGACAATATCGTCTTCCGGCTGCTCAAGGCACATACGCCAGGCCCCTACACCTTCATCCTGGTCGCCACCACCGAGGTGCCGCGCCTGCTGCTGCATCCCAAGCGGCGCTCGATCGGTGTGCGTGTGCCCGACCACCCGATCACCCGTGCCCTGCTCGATGCCCTGGGTGAGCCGCTGATGAGCGTGACGCTGATTCCGGTGGGCGAGGAGCTGCCACTGACCGACCCCGAGGAGATTCGCGAGCGCTACGATGCGCACCTGGACCTGATCATCGACGGCGGCGCCTGCCACCTCGAACCCACCAGCGTCATCGACCTGCGCGAACTGCCGCCGGTGATTGTGCGTGAAGGACGTGGCGACCTGACGCCGTTCCGCTGA